From the genome of Hydrogenovibrio kuenenii DSM 12350:
CCAAAACTAGATGCTAAAGCCTACTTAGTTGTGGACTTCAATAGTGGTGCTGTCTTAGCAGACTTCAATGCAAACCAACGCATTGAACCTGCCAGCTTGACAAAAATCATGTCTGGCTACGTCATTCTCAGTGAATTAAAAAATGGCAATATGTCGCTGAATGACATGGTCACCATTTCACCAAAGGCATGGAAAATGCCTGGCTCAAAAATGTTTATTGAAGTCGGTCAAAAGGTATCCGTCAGCAACTTAATCAAAGGCATGGTTGTTCAATCAGGAAATGACGCAACAGTTGCGCTTGCTGAACATGTTGCTGGAAGCGAAGGCACATTTGTTGAAATGATGAATAAATATGCGCAAGTACTCGGCATGACAGGAACTCACTTTGCCAATGCGACAGGTCTACCAAATCCTGACCACTACAGCACAGCTGTAGACTTAGCTAAAGTTGCCAAAGCTTTAATCCAAAAATTCCCTGACGACTACAAATGGTACGATCAGAAGAAATTTACCTTTAATGGCATTACCCAATACAACCGCAACAAACTGCTATGGCAAGACCCATCGGTTGACGGATTAAAAACAGGTCACACTGAATCTGCGGGTTACTGCCTAGTTTCTTCTGCTCATCGCAACGGTATGCGAATCGTCACCGTTGTTGTTGGTACCCCTTCTGCCGCAAAACGTGTTTCTGAAAGCCAAAAACTCATCAACTATGCTTTCCGCTTTTTTGAAACTCATAAACTTTACACTGCGGACCAGCGTTTGCATGATGCACGTGTTTGGGAAGGCAAGCAAAACACGGTTGGTCTAAGCTTAGCAAAAGATCTATATATCACCATTCCTCGTGGTCAATATAAGAACTTGAAAATTGAAACTACGATTAAATCTGACATTCGCGCACCTATTACAAAAGGACAACAACTAGGAGACCTTCATGTATCTCTAAACGGCAAGGTTATTGCCGAGCGTCCTTTGGTTGCAACAAGCGAAGTAGAAGAAGGTTCTTTCTTCAAAAAAATCATTGATCAAATCAAGTTACTTTTCCAATCCCTGTTGAATTTTATTGGGCTGTAAATGTCAGAGCAAATCGCCTATTTAAATGGTGATTTTTTGCCTCTTACTGAGGCAAAGGTTTCGGCACAAGATCGTGGTTTTTTATTTGGGGATGGCATTTATGAAGTCATTCCCGTTTTCCAAAAAAAACTATTTCAGCTCAATGCTCACCTTGACAGATTGCGCAACAGCTTAAATGCAGTTTCTATTCAAGACCCTTACACTGATACCCAATGGGAAACCCTGTTAAACGACTTGATTCAGAAACACCCTTGGGATAACCAGTTTGTTTATTTGCACGTGACTCGAGGAGTTCAACTTGTTCGAGACCACTTACCAGAAAATAACCTTAAACCAACCGTGTACGCCTATACCAACCCGCTTAAACCTGTAGCAGACCATATCCTCAAACATGGTATCAAAGCGGTAACACTAGAAGATATTCGTTGGCTTAGATGTGATATTAAAGCCACCACACTTCTCCCCAACGTAATGATGAAACTTGCTGCGAAACAACAAGGGGCTGATGACGCCATCCTCATTGGTCGCGACCAAACTATTTCTGAAGGCACCGCCAGCAATGTCTTTATCGTGAAAGATGGTGTTTTGCATACACCTCCCTTAAGTAACCGCATTTTGCCAGGCATTACACGCATGATGATCGAGAAAATCGCTTTAGACCACAATATTCCATTGCTTGAACAACAACTCTTCTTAGCCGATTTAGAAACAGCAGATGAAATCTGGTTAACCAGCTCAACAAAAGATGCTTTACCTGTCTGCTCACTCAATAACAACACTATTGGAAGTGGAAAACCCGGCCCGATTTGGCGTAAAATGCAAGCCTATTTTGAACAAACCAAACAAGCATTAATGGCAGCTGAAGATTAAGCCGCTGAAAATAAGGATTGCATCATGACGGTAGATTTACATACACCCGACAACCAAAGTCTCATAGATTTTCCTTGCGATTACAAACTTAAAGCCATGGGGCATGCCACAGACAGCTTTATCGATACGGTATTTGAAATCACCAAAAAACATGCGCCAGACGTGACTCGTGACAACATTCACTTAAAAGACTCTAAAGCCCAACGTTTTCTTTCTGTCAATATTACCTTTAACGCAACCAGCTTAGAGCAACTTCATGCGATTTATGGTGAGCTTAAAAAACACCCTGAAGTGTTAATGACGCTTTAATCTTTTTTATCAAATGTCATTTATCGTCAAGCACCTTGGTTTGCAACCCTATGATAAAACATGGGAAGCCATGCAATCCTTCACCATCAATAGAACGCCTGAAACAGAAGATGAACTTTGGGTGGTGCAACACCCCCCTGTCTTTACTCAAGGACTTAATGG
Proteins encoded in this window:
- a CDS encoding D-amino acid aminotransferase — protein: MSEQIAYLNGDFLPLTEAKVSAQDRGFLFGDGIYEVIPVFQKKLFQLNAHLDRLRNSLNAVSIQDPYTDTQWETLLNDLIQKHPWDNQFVYLHVTRGVQLVRDHLPENNLKPTVYAYTNPLKPVADHILKHGIKAVTLEDIRWLRCDIKATTLLPNVMMKLAAKQQGADDAILIGRDQTISEGTASNVFIVKDGVLHTPPLSNRILPGITRMMIEKIALDHNIPLLEQQLFLADLETADEIWLTSSTKDALPVCSLNNNTIGSGKPGPIWRKMQAYFEQTKQALMAAED
- a CDS encoding D-alanyl-D-alanine carboxypeptidase family protein is translated as MTKLFSIFIALFLVTTNAWSDTPVPQPGTSVSPPMPYVIPSPPKLDAKAYLVVDFNSGAVLADFNANQRIEPASLTKIMSGYVILSELKNGNMSLNDMVTISPKAWKMPGSKMFIEVGQKVSVSNLIKGMVVQSGNDATVALAEHVAGSEGTFVEMMNKYAQVLGMTGTHFANATGLPNPDHYSTAVDLAKVAKALIQKFPDDYKWYDQKKFTFNGITQYNRNKLLWQDPSVDGLKTGHTESAGYCLVSSAHRNGMRIVTVVVGTPSAAKRVSESQKLINYAFRFFETHKLYTADQRLHDARVWEGKQNTVGLSLAKDLYITIPRGQYKNLKIETTIKSDIRAPITKGQQLGDLHVSLNGKVIAERPLVATSEVEEGSFFKKIIDQIKLLFQSLLNFIGL
- a CDS encoding YbeD family protein, translating into MTVDLHTPDNQSLIDFPCDYKLKAMGHATDSFIDTVFEITKKHAPDVTRDNIHLKDSKAQRFLSVNITFNATSLEQLHAIYGELKKHPEVLMTL